From the candidate division WOR-1 bacterium RIFOXYB2_FULL_36_35 genome, one window contains:
- a CDS encoding 1-deoxy-D-xylulose-5-phosphate reductoisomerase: protein MKKNIAILGSTGSIGKQTLEVVSAFPSFFSVVSIAAKNEIEEIISQIKTFKPLLVSVASDEVKSKVEAALSGQNVKIVTGEEGLLEVATHKAVNLVVAAIPGALSLKAVIGAVKLKKNIALATKEILVAAGDIFMEEVKNSGVNIFPIDSEHSAIAQCLMGEKIENIKKIILTASGGPFLKASPEKMAKVTVKEALGHPTWKMGPKITVDSATLMNKGFEVIEAHHLFGLDYNKIETVVHPQSVIHSMVEFVDGSVKAQLGAPDMRIPIQLALFGMERKVNRWNVLDVYKIKSLTFENVDMEKFQCLKFAYEAGMKGGTMPAVVNAANEVAVNMFLKNKITFLDIPIKIKKAMEAHKLIEKPSLEEIIEADKKTRELLTP from the coding sequence ATGAAAAAAAATATAGCAATACTTGGTTCAACGGGGAGCATTGGGAAACAAACGCTTGAAGTTGTTTCTGCTTTTCCGAGTTTTTTTAGCGTTGTTTCAATCGCGGCTAAAAACGAAATAGAAGAAATTATTTCCCAGATAAAAACATTTAAACCACTTCTTGTCTCTGTTGCTTCTGATGAAGTTAAAAGTAAAGTTGAAGCAGCCCTTTCAGGGCAAAACGTAAAAATAGTAACAGGAGAAGAGGGATTATTGGAGGTTGCGACCCATAAAGCGGTCAATCTTGTTGTAGCCGCAATTCCTGGGGCATTATCTTTGAAAGCTGTAATTGGCGCTGTTAAGTTGAAAAAAAATATTGCCCTGGCTACAAAAGAGATTTTAGTTGCGGCCGGAGATATTTTTATGGAAGAGGTTAAAAATTCGGGGGTCAACATCTTCCCGATCGACTCTGAGCATTCAGCTATTGCTCAATGTCTTATGGGGGAAAAGATAGAGAACATAAAAAAGATCATACTAACGGCTTCGGGAGGGCCTTTTTTAAAGGCTTCGCCTGAAAAAATGGCCAAGGTTACGGTAAAAGAGGCGTTAGGCCATCCTACATGGAAAATGGGCCCTAAGATTACGGTTGATTCTGCTACATTAATGAACAAAGGATTTGAAGTTATTGAAGCCCATCATTTATTTGGATTAGATTACAACAAGATAGAAACAGTTGTCCATCCGCAAAGTGTGATTCACTCTATGGTTGAATTTGTAGATGGATCTGTTAAAGCTCAATTAGGAGCTCCTGACATGCGTATCCCCATTCAGTTGGCTTTATTTGGAATGGAGAGAAAAGTTAATAGATGGAACGTTTTAGATGTTTATAAAATAAAATCTTTAACTTTTGAAAATGTTGACATGGAGAAATTTCAATGTTTAAAATTTGCCTATGAAGCTGGAATGAAAGGGGGAACGATGCCTGCGGTTGTTAATGCTGCAAATGAAGTTGCTGTTAATATGTTTTTAAAAAATAAAATTACTTTTCTTGATATTCCCATAAAGATAAAAAAGGCAATGGAAGCACATAAGCTAATAGAAAAACCTTCTCTCGAAGAGATAATAGAGGCTGATAAGAAGACAAGAGAATTATTAACCCCTTAA